A single window of Lepeophtheirus salmonis chromosome 2, UVic_Lsal_1.4, whole genome shotgun sequence DNA harbors:
- the LOC121113816 gene encoding uncharacterized protein, protein MSYPEDESLTLPIKSRSLRAKSIAKRLETERNKNAPRVRKPRQKVCTMSKYRRKTANAKERDRMKQVNDAFEKLRDVVPHHRAFIGVATSSPPPPTPGDPASATKVSTLRCAISYINSLQQLIEDSNKGLLDPNLYNTDLVEEETDVLFSSLSASSKKPNNKPLKKAGGKKSKLKKNSGATAKDSKSNNKRSSSASGAKSVKKKKQKLEETKKLISNKLMGNINNHGHSGFSTNNILQENLFTSYLIPQQQTHTPLNPTQISTLPNPGAYYSNVMKERHNPSLLPLQPLYLPSSPLVYKTPDSLYGDMDSFSDVSSASPGSTSSSSLDLLLHPQDFSSPSSSPVEDFHHPASSSSSCANLALNSTSSHILDDIQQILKDAENFDIMV, encoded by the coding sequence ATGTCCTACCCAGAAGATGAATCCTTGACTCTACCCATTAAATCAAGAAGTCTTCGTGCAAAGTCAATTGCTAAAAGATTAGAAAcagagagaaataaaaatgcaCCCCGAGTTCGGAAACCCCGTCAAAAAGTATGTACAATGAGCAAATACCGACGAAAAACCGCAAATGCAAAGGAAAGGGATCGTATGAAGCAAGTCAATGATGCCTTTGAAAAACTTAGAGATGTTGTACCTCACCACCGTGCCTTCATTGGTGTTGCCACAAGTTCGCCTCCTCCCCCAACTCCTGGAGATCCAGCAAGTGCCACCAAAGTCTCTACGCTGCGTTGTGCTATATCCTACATCAATAGTCTTCAACAACTAATTGAAGACTCCAATAAAGGCCTTTTGGATCCTAATCTGTACAACACTGATCTCGTGGAAGAAGAGACTGACGTACTATTCTCTTCTCTCTCTGCCTCTTCCAAGAAACCCAATAATAAACCCCTCAAAAAGGCTGGAGGTAAGAAGAGCAAACTGAAGAAAAATAGTGGGGCCACCGCCAAGGACTCCAAGTCCAATAATAAAAGATCTTCCTCTGCGTCTGGTGCCAAGTCTgtcaagaagaagaaacaaaaattagaagAGACTAAGAAATTAATCAGTAACAAATTAATGggtaatattaataatcatgGGCACTCTGGATTCTCTACTAATAACATCCTTCAAGAGAATCTCTTCACCTCATATTTAATCCCCCAACAACAAACACATACACCCCTCAATCCCACTCAAATCTCGACTCTTCCCAATCCAGGGGCCTATTACAGTAACGTGATGAAGGAGCGTCACAACCCGTCACTTCTCCCTCTTCAGCCCCTTTACCTTCCTTCATCCCCGCTGGTTTATAAAACACCAGACTCATTATATGGAGACATGGACTCCTTCTCCGATGTGTCCTCCGCCAGTCCGGGTTCTACGTCATCCTCGTCTCTAGACCTACTTCTTCACCCCCAGGATTTTTCGTCACCTTCTTCATCTCCAGTAGAAGACTTTCATCACCCCGCCTCATCGTCGTCCTCCTGTGCTAATTTAGCTTTGAACAGTACTAGCAGTCATATTCTGGATGATATTCAACAAATACTCAAAGATGCGGAAAACTTTGATATTATGGTCTAA